In Nocardioides sp. InS609-2, a single genomic region encodes these proteins:
- a CDS encoding O-acetyl-ADP-ribose deacetylase: protein MRIEVVRGDITAQDVDAVVNAANSRMRGGGGVDGAIHRAGGPAVLEDCVRRFPDGLPTGQAGWTTAGNLPARWVIHVVGPDRTAGQTDRSLLTSCYSGALAVADELGARSVAFPLVSAGVYGWPLDDAVAAAVETLRATPTDLELARMVAFGNDAYELLVRSTT, encoded by the coding sequence ATGAGGATCGAGGTCGTCCGGGGCGACATCACCGCGCAGGACGTCGATGCCGTGGTCAACGCTGCGAACTCGCGGATGCGCGGCGGCGGGGGAGTCGACGGGGCCATCCACCGGGCCGGCGGACCCGCCGTACTCGAGGACTGCGTACGCCGCTTCCCCGACGGGCTGCCGACCGGCCAGGCCGGCTGGACGACCGCCGGCAACCTGCCGGCGCGCTGGGTCATCCACGTCGTCGGGCCGGACCGCACGGCAGGCCAGACCGACCGGAGCCTGCTGACCTCGTGCTATTCGGGTGCGTTGGCGGTGGCCGACGAGCTCGGAGCCCGCAGCGTCGCGTTCCCTCTGGTGAGCGCCGGCGTCTACGGCTGGCCCCTCGACGACGCGGTCGCGGCTGCCGTGGAAACGCTCCGGGCCACCCCCACTGACCTGGAGCTGGCCCGGATGGTGGCGTTCGGCAACGACGCCTACGAGCTGCTGGTGCGCTCGACGACGTAG
- a CDS encoding DNA topoisomerase IB yields the protein MTRLRRTSPDQPGWTRRRAGAGFTYLDEHGKRLSVASAQRVKDLVIPPAWHDVWVTPYDNGHLQAVGTDDAGRRQYLYHPQWRTRRDSAKHRRMLGFGRALSKGREQVVTDLGTSGMTLERACAVACRLLDLGYFRIGNDVYADEHGSFGLTTLQRRHVSKTADGLRFCFVGKSGIEHTIDIEDRATVDAVEVMRRRRAAGDVELMCWKDGKTWRDLTADQVNDYLRDRTGTEATAKDFRTWHATVLAAVALAETEEPGETKASRKRAVAGAMREVSEFLGNTPALARSSYVDPRVVEAYEEGNTIAATARRRQANPDERQAALERAVLRLLK from the coding sequence ATGACTCGGCTGCGCAGGACCTCGCCCGACCAGCCGGGCTGGACCCGTCGTCGCGCGGGAGCGGGCTTCACCTACCTAGACGAGCACGGCAAGCGGCTCTCCGTGGCAAGCGCGCAACGGGTCAAGGACCTCGTCATCCCGCCGGCATGGCATGACGTCTGGGTCACGCCGTACGACAACGGCCATCTGCAGGCGGTCGGCACGGACGATGCCGGGCGGCGGCAGTACCTCTACCACCCGCAGTGGCGGACCCGGCGCGACTCCGCGAAGCACCGCCGGATGCTCGGCTTCGGCAGGGCGCTGTCGAAGGGCCGCGAGCAGGTCGTCACCGACCTCGGCACCAGCGGCATGACCCTCGAACGCGCGTGCGCGGTGGCCTGCCGGCTGCTCGACCTCGGCTACTTCCGGATCGGTAACGACGTGTACGCCGATGAGCACGGCAGCTTCGGCCTCACCACGCTGCAACGGCGACATGTCAGCAAGACCGCTGACGGGTTGCGGTTCTGCTTCGTGGGCAAGTCGGGCATCGAGCACACCATCGACATCGAGGACCGGGCGACGGTCGACGCGGTCGAGGTGATGCGCAGGCGCCGGGCCGCCGGTGACGTCGAGCTGATGTGCTGGAAGGACGGCAAGACCTGGCGCGACCTGACCGCCGACCAGGTCAACGACTATCTCCGCGATCGGACCGGCACCGAGGCCACCGCCAAGGACTTCCGCACCTGGCACGCCACCGTGCTCGCGGCCGTGGCGCTGGCAGAGACCGAGGAGCCGGGGGAGACGAAGGCGTCCCGCAAGCGGGCCGTGGCCGGCGCGATGCGCGAGGTCTCGGAGTTCCTCGGCAACACGCCGGCGCTGGCGCGATCGTCGTACGTCGACCCGCGGGTGGTCGAGGCCTACGAGGAGGGCAACACGATCGCCGCGACGGCGCGCCGCAGGCAGGCCAACCCCGACGAACGCCAGGCCGCGCTGGAGCGTGCCGTGCTCCGGCTCCTCAAATGA
- a CDS encoding TetR/AcrR family transcriptional regulator yields the protein MTPRAPRMQPEDRRAALISATRSLLYVHGRNVTTRLIAEAAGVAEGTIFGVFGSKDELVEAAISDAFKAGDLPVRVREIDPALPLRQKLVAYVSALQQRYLAIFGLMATVGMMSPPEHDREEHEASRRELRALLAALLEPEAAQLRQPVAEVVHLVNLLTFSASHSGISDGRPLTPEQIVDALLHGVLLEEN from the coding sequence GTGACCCCACGAGCTCCCCGGATGCAGCCCGAAGACCGTCGCGCCGCGTTGATCTCCGCGACCCGGTCGCTGCTCTACGTCCACGGCCGCAACGTGACCACTCGGTTGATCGCGGAGGCGGCGGGCGTCGCGGAGGGCACGATCTTCGGTGTCTTCGGCTCCAAGGACGAACTCGTCGAGGCGGCCATCTCCGACGCCTTCAAGGCCGGTGATCTGCCGGTGCGGGTGCGGGAGATCGACCCGGCGTTGCCGCTGAGGCAGAAGCTGGTGGCCTACGTCAGCGCGTTGCAGCAGCGCTACCTCGCGATCTTCGGCCTGATGGCCACGGTCGGCATGATGTCGCCGCCCGAGCACGACCGTGAGGAGCACGAGGCCAGCCGTCGCGAGCTGCGTGCGCTGCTGGCAGCGCTGCTCGAGCCGGAGGCAGCCCAGCTGCGGCAGCCGGTCGCCGAGGTCGTGCACCTGGTCAACCTGCTGACCTTCAGCGCCAGCCACTCGGGCATCTCCGACGGCCGCCCGCTGACACCTGAACAGATCGTGGATGCCCTGCTCCACGGCGTACTCCTCGAGGAGAACTGA
- the serC gene encoding phosphoserine transaminase — MTDAITIPTSLKPADGRFGAGPSKIHPAHLDALAATGRSLMGTSHRQAPVKDTVGRVREGLATLFGLPDGYQIVLGNGGATAFWDIAAFGLIREKSQHLAFGEFSSKFASSTKAAPWLADPSVIKADPGSLPEPVAEDGVDAYAWAHNETSTGVMAPVRRPVGIADDALVLVDATSGAGGLPVDLDEVDVYYFAPQKSFASDGGLWLAAMSPRALARVDEIAATDRYVPPFFDLPTAIDNSAKNQTYNTPSVAALFLMAEQLDWMNANGGLPGMVERTTASSSALYDWAEKQVYTTPYVADPAHRSLVVGTIDFDDAISADAIAATLRANGIVDTEPYRKLGRNQLRVAMYPAVDPADVEALTACIDYVVERTSSS; from the coding sequence GTGACCGACGCCATCACGATCCCCACCAGCCTCAAGCCCGCCGACGGCCGCTTCGGCGCTGGCCCCTCGAAGATCCATCCCGCACACCTCGACGCACTCGCCGCGACCGGCAGGTCCCTGATGGGTACGTCGCACCGCCAGGCCCCGGTCAAGGACACCGTCGGCCGGGTCCGCGAGGGCCTTGCCACCCTCTTCGGTCTGCCCGATGGCTACCAGATCGTCCTCGGCAACGGCGGCGCGACCGCCTTCTGGGACATCGCCGCGTTCGGCCTGATCCGCGAGAAGAGCCAGCACCTGGCGTTCGGCGAGTTCTCCTCGAAGTTCGCCAGCTCCACCAAGGCCGCTCCGTGGCTGGCCGACCCGTCGGTCATCAAGGCCGACCCGGGCTCGCTGCCCGAGCCGGTCGCTGAGGACGGCGTCGACGCCTACGCCTGGGCGCACAACGAGACCTCCACCGGCGTGATGGCGCCCGTACGCCGTCCGGTCGGGATCGCCGACGACGCACTCGTCCTGGTCGACGCGACCTCGGGCGCCGGCGGCCTGCCGGTCGACCTCGACGAGGTCGACGTCTACTACTTCGCGCCGCAGAAGTCGTTCGCCTCCGACGGCGGCCTGTGGCTCGCCGCCATGTCGCCGCGTGCGCTGGCCCGGGTCGACGAGATCGCGGCCACCGATCGCTACGTGCCGCCGTTCTTCGACCTGCCGACCGCGATCGACAACTCCGCGAAGAACCAGACCTACAACACCCCGTCGGTCGCCGCGCTGTTCCTGATGGCTGAGCAGCTCGACTGGATGAACGCCAACGGTGGCCTCCCCGGCATGGTCGAGCGCACCACCGCCTCGTCGAGCGCGCTCTACGACTGGGCAGAGAAGCAGGTCTACACGACGCCGTACGTCGCAGATCCGGCGCACCGCTCCCTCGTAGTCGGCACCATCGACTTCGACGACGCGATCTCTGCCGACGCGATCGCCGCGACGCTGCGGGCCAACGGCATCGTGGACACCGAGCCCTACCGCAAGCTGGGCCGCAACCAGCTGCGGGTCGCGATGTATCCCGCGGTCGACCCGGCCGACGTCGAGGCGCTGACCGCCTGCATCGACTACGTCGTCGAGCGCACCAGCAGCTCGTAG
- a CDS encoding class I SAM-dependent methyltransferase, translating to MSDISMWDDEATTYDEAPDHGLRDPQTRAAWRELLLGLLPPAPARIADLGCGTGTLATLLAVEGYAVDGVDFSPEMVQRARAKAGETAGVTFVEADAAAPPLEPASYDVVLSRHVLWAMPSPADALRRWTDLLAPGGRLVLVEGSWHTGAGLTADQTEALVAALGRTTTTRHLTEPVFWGREIDDERYVVVSPPAR from the coding sequence TTGAGCGACATCAGCATGTGGGACGACGAGGCGACGACGTACGACGAGGCGCCCGACCACGGACTCCGTGACCCGCAGACGCGCGCGGCCTGGCGCGAGCTCCTGCTCGGGCTGCTCCCACCAGCGCCGGCCCGCATCGCCGACCTCGGCTGCGGCACCGGCACGCTCGCGACGCTGCTCGCTGTCGAGGGGTACGCCGTCGACGGGGTCGACTTCTCTCCCGAGATGGTCCAGCGGGCGCGCGCGAAGGCCGGCGAGACCGCGGGCGTGACGTTCGTCGAGGCCGATGCCGCCGCGCCACCACTCGAGCCCGCGTCGTACGACGTCGTGCTGAGTCGGCACGTGCTCTGGGCGATGCCCTCCCCCGCGGACGCCTTGCGGCGTTGGACCGACCTGCTCGCGCCGGGCGGTCGGCTGGTGCTCGTCGAGGGCTCCTGGCACACCGGCGCCGGCCTGACCGCAGACCAGACCGAGGCGCTGGTCGCGGCACTCGGCCGCACCACGACGACACGACATCTCACGGAACCGGTGTTCTGGGGCCGTGAGATCGACGACGAGCGCTACGTCGTGGTCAGCCCGCCGGCGCGGTGA
- the pdxH gene encoding pyridoxamine 5'-phosphate oxidase: protein MDLDIASLRKEYADGGLAEADLSADPYDMFHRWMQESIEAGLHEPNAMVVSTVSADGRPTSRMVLLKGIDERGFHFYTNRSSAKGVHLAGNSSCALLFPWHPLERQVRITGEAWDLPEADVNAYFATRPRASRLGAWASHQSSEVASRAELAAAYDEVAARFADDEVVPVPPMWGGYAVHPAEIEFWQGRPGRMHDRLVYRRTPEGTDWTTHRLAP, encoded by the coding sequence ATGGACCTGGACATTGCCTCGCTGCGCAAGGAGTACGCCGACGGAGGGTTGGCCGAGGCCGACCTGAGCGCCGACCCGTACGACATGTTCCACCGGTGGATGCAGGAGTCGATCGAGGCCGGCTTGCACGAGCCCAACGCGATGGTGGTCTCCACCGTGTCGGCGGACGGACGGCCGACGTCGCGGATGGTGCTGCTCAAGGGGATCGACGAACGCGGCTTCCACTTCTACACGAACCGCAGCTCGGCCAAGGGCGTCCACCTGGCCGGCAACTCGAGCTGCGCCCTGCTCTTCCCATGGCACCCGCTGGAGCGGCAGGTCCGCATCACCGGCGAGGCGTGGGACCTCCCGGAGGCCGATGTGAACGCCTACTTCGCGACGCGTCCACGCGCCTCCCGGCTCGGCGCCTGGGCCTCGCACCAGTCGTCGGAGGTGGCCTCGCGCGCCGAGCTCGCCGCGGCGTACGACGAGGTGGCGGCGCGGTTCGCCGACGACGAGGTGGTGCCGGTGCCACCGATGTGGGGCGGGTACGCCGTCCATCCGGCGGAAATCGAGTTCTGGCAGGGCCGGCCGGGCCGGATGCACGACCGCCTCGTCTACCGGCGTACTCCCGAAGGCACCGACTGGACCACCCACCGCCTCGCCCCATGA
- a CDS encoding citrate synthase 2: MTDVHHGLEGIVAFETEIAEPDKEGSALRYRGVDIEEIVGRVPFEKVWGLLIDGSYHPGLPPAEPFNLPVHTGDVRVDVQAAVAMLAPAFGFGQTYDISDEQARLDLSRVAVMVLSYAAQSARGLAQPVVSQREVDQGKTLADRFMIRWKGEADPAHVKAIDAYWSSAAEHGMNASTFTARVITSTGADVAAAFSGAIGAMSGPLHGGAPSRVLGMIEAVEESGDAEGYVKKLLDDGERLMGFGHRVYRAEDPRARVLRRTAKELGAPRYEVAEALERAALKELKERRPDRVLETNVEFWAAIVLDFAEVPANMFTAMFTCARTGGWSAHILEQKRTGRLIRPSAIYTGPASRPADSVEGWQPEWAPTA, encoded by the coding sequence ATGACTGACGTTCACCACGGACTCGAGGGCATCGTCGCGTTCGAGACCGAGATCGCCGAGCCCGACAAGGAAGGCTCCGCGCTGCGCTACCGCGGCGTCGACATAGAGGAGATCGTCGGCCGGGTGCCGTTCGAGAAGGTCTGGGGGCTGCTGATCGACGGCAGCTACCACCCCGGCCTCCCGCCCGCCGAGCCGTTCAACCTGCCCGTCCACACCGGCGACGTGCGCGTCGACGTGCAGGCAGCGGTCGCCATGCTGGCTCCGGCGTTCGGGTTCGGCCAGACCTACGACATCTCCGACGAGCAGGCCCGCCTGGACCTATCCCGGGTGGCCGTGATGGTGCTGTCGTACGCCGCCCAGTCGGCACGCGGGCTCGCCCAGCCGGTCGTCTCCCAGCGCGAGGTCGACCAGGGCAAGACGCTCGCCGACCGCTTCATGATCCGCTGGAAGGGCGAGGCCGACCCGGCCCACGTCAAGGCGATCGACGCCTACTGGAGCTCGGCGGCCGAGCACGGCATGAACGCCTCCACCTTCACCGCCCGCGTCATCACCTCCACCGGCGCCGACGTGGCTGCCGCCTTCTCCGGCGCGATCGGCGCGATGTCCGGCCCGCTGCACGGCGGTGCCCCGTCGCGCGTGCTCGGCATGATCGAGGCCGTCGAGGAGTCCGGCGACGCCGAGGGCTACGTCAAGAAGCTCCTCGACGACGGCGAGCGGCTGATGGGCTTCGGGCACCGCGTCTACCGTGCCGAGGACCCGCGCGCCCGCGTGCTCCGTCGTACGGCGAAGGAGCTGGGCGCGCCGCGCTACGAGGTCGCCGAGGCCCTCGAGAGGGCGGCGCTCAAGGAGCTCAAGGAGCGCCGGCCCGACCGGGTGCTGGAGACCAACGTGGAGTTCTGGGCGGCGATCGTCCTCGACTTCGCGGAGGTGCCGGCGAACATGTTCACCGCAATGTTCACGTGCGCCCGCACGGGTGGCTGGTCGGCGCACATCCTCGAGCAGAAGCGCACCGGCCGACTGATCCGACCCTCCGCGATCTACACCGGTCCGGCGTCGCGGCCCGCCGACTCGGTCGAGGGCTGGCAGCCGGAGTGGGCGCCCACGGCTTGA
- a CDS encoding esterase-like activity of phytase family protein, with the protein MRVRDALAALAVVTPFLMGFTTTIRPPVAADDDIVFRFTDPEIVESSGLVALDKRFVTVNDSGDSARVFVVDPRTGDTTDEVTWPGEADDVEALAPAGDDAVWVGDLGDNTRSRESVSVRRVPLDGSAGEEYELTYPDGARDAEALVAHPLTGQLLVVSKIVFGGQVYAAPRDLSADEPNQLVALGDVTGIVTDAAFFPDGRHLIVRTYTQAVVYAWPSLESVGAFELPKQQQGEGIAVSPEGELYVSSEGLRAPVLTVALPADVRRGMEAPSSAPTPTATPDEPASDVFAQAAEARPVLPFVMGFLVFLLAIFIGVRASRPPR; encoded by the coding sequence ATGCGCGTCCGTGACGCCCTGGCGGCGCTGGCGGTCGTGACGCCCTTCCTGATGGGCTTCACCACCACGATCCGACCTCCGGTCGCGGCCGACGACGACATCGTCTTCAGGTTCACCGACCCCGAGATCGTCGAGTCGAGCGGGCTGGTAGCGCTGGACAAGCGCTTCGTCACCGTCAACGACAGCGGCGACTCCGCGCGCGTCTTCGTCGTCGACCCGCGCACCGGCGACACGACCGACGAGGTCACCTGGCCCGGCGAAGCCGACGACGTGGAAGCTCTCGCCCCGGCCGGCGACGACGCGGTCTGGGTCGGTGACCTCGGCGACAACACCCGTTCCCGCGAGAGCGTCTCGGTGCGGCGGGTGCCGCTCGACGGGTCGGCAGGCGAGGAGTACGAGCTGACCTACCCCGACGGCGCGCGCGACGCCGAGGCGCTGGTCGCGCACCCGTTGACCGGCCAGCTCCTCGTCGTCAGCAAGATCGTCTTCGGCGGCCAGGTCTACGCCGCACCGCGTGACCTGTCGGCCGACGAGCCGAACCAGCTGGTGGCGCTCGGCGATGTCACCGGGATCGTCACCGACGCGGCATTCTTCCCCGACGGTCGCCATCTGATCGTGCGCACCTACACACAGGCGGTCGTCTACGCGTGGCCGTCCCTCGAGTCGGTGGGAGCCTTCGAGCTGCCCAAGCAGCAGCAGGGCGAGGGCATCGCCGTGTCACCCGAGGGCGAGTTGTACGTGAGCTCGGAGGGCCTGCGCGCGCCGGTGCTGACCGTGGCCCTGCCTGCCGACGTACGCCGTGGCATGGAGGCGCCGTCATCAGCACCGACCCCGACCGCAACTCCCGACGAGCCGGCGAGCGACGTCTTCGCGCAGGCGGCGGAAGCCCGGCCCGTGCTGCCGTTCGTGATGGGCTTCCTGGTCTTCCTGCTCGCGATCTTCATCGGTGTGAGGGCATCACGACCGCCGCGCTGA
- a CDS encoding SAM-dependent methyltransferase, protein MSEPLLRVLSRMRSHILAPDDLVKAVASGRQKGLTPRWRRVEFRYVDLKAGRHLQVTSYDDTQAHTANHLAGGAARDAVDDLLDEPFANWHVETTTQQHQVRVTKRLEAVVHTTDRAEELAPERGHDRDKDRLLREDDPVFVALGLSDEDGRMKPSRQAKYRQVEEFLRLLDSSITDAIDKGHLRRPTPEDPLRIADLGCGNAYLTFAAQRFLAAVRGLPVRLTGVDVREQSRDHNAGLATGLGVDADFVVGSILGAQLDPAPEVVLALHACDTATDEALVRAVEWQASLVLAAPCCHHDIAAQLRKAPTPSPYAVLTRHGILRERLADTLTDGIRASLMRIQGYRVDVMQFVESQHTPRNTMLRAVRAGSPVKGGGVVKEYDDLVATWALEPRLAVLLDARP, encoded by the coding sequence ATGAGCGAGCCGCTGCTGCGGGTGCTCTCGCGGATGCGCAGCCACATCCTCGCACCCGACGACCTCGTCAAGGCGGTCGCTTCTGGTCGGCAGAAGGGCCTGACCCCGCGCTGGCGGCGGGTGGAGTTCCGCTACGTCGACCTCAAGGCCGGACGGCACCTCCAGGTCACGTCGTACGACGACACCCAGGCCCACACCGCCAACCACCTGGCCGGCGGCGCCGCGCGGGACGCGGTCGACGACCTCCTCGACGAGCCGTTCGCCAACTGGCACGTCGAGACCACGACACAGCAGCATCAGGTGCGGGTGACCAAGCGCCTCGAGGCGGTTGTGCACACCACGGACCGGGCCGAGGAGTTGGCGCCGGAGCGCGGTCACGACCGCGACAAGGACCGGCTGCTGCGCGAGGACGACCCGGTCTTCGTGGCACTCGGGCTCTCCGACGAGGACGGCCGGATGAAGCCGAGTCGGCAGGCGAAGTACCGCCAGGTCGAGGAGTTCCTGCGACTCCTCGACTCCTCGATCACCGACGCCATCGACAAGGGCCACCTGCGTCGCCCGACGCCCGAGGACCCGCTGCGCATCGCCGATCTGGGCTGCGGCAACGCCTACCTGACCTTTGCCGCCCAGCGATTCCTCGCCGCTGTGCGCGGGCTGCCGGTACGGCTGACCGGCGTGGACGTGCGTGAGCAGTCGCGCGACCACAATGCGGGGCTCGCCACCGGCCTCGGCGTGGACGCCGACTTCGTCGTGGGCAGCATCCTCGGTGCCCAGCTCGACCCCGCTCCGGAGGTCGTCCTCGCGCTGCACGCCTGCGACACCGCGACCGACGAGGCGCTGGTCCGAGCAGTCGAGTGGCAGGCCTCGCTCGTCCTCGCCGCTCCCTGCTGCCACCACGACATCGCGGCGCAGCTGCGCAAGGCGCCCACGCCGTCGCCGTACGCCGTCCTCACCCGGCACGGCATCCTGCGTGAGCGGCTGGCCGACACCCTGACCGACGGCATCCGGGCCTCGCTGATGCGGATCCAGGGATACCGCGTCGATGTCATGCAGTTCGTCGAGAGCCAGCACACCCCACGCAACACGATGCTCCGCGCGGTGCGGGCGGGGTCGCCGGTCAAGGGCGGCGGCGTCGTCAAGGAGTACGACGACCTGGTGGCGACCTGGGCGCTGGAGCCGCGCCTCGCCGTACTGCTCGATGCGCGTCCGTGA
- a CDS encoding FAD-binding and (Fe-S)-binding domain-containing protein — translation MNGPSDLIGALRREGVDDVSDSTLTRALYSSDASLYRVVPQVVARPRHVDELAAIMGVARETGVPLTMRGAGTSIAGNAVGSGIVVDTSRHLHRIVSIDPEQRTAVVEPGVVHASLQAAAAGHGLRFGPDPSTHTRCTIGGMVGNNACGSRALAYGRTSDNVVALDVLHPSGYDDVPARLQALGGQHLGHIRTGFGRFSRQVSGYAMEHLLPENGGNVDRFLVGSEGTLAVVRHATVRLVPEPAATSLVVLGYPSMAEAADAVPAILACGSLVACEGLDARIVDIVRASRGRVPDLPRGAGWLLVESAGGSAGAAESAALRVVDAAQALDSLLVSAAAEAAALWRIREDGAGLAAISLDRPAYSGWEDAAVPPERLGAWLREFDALLRDHGLDGVPYGHFGDGCVHVRIDFTFDGPGKKAFREFLVASATALAAHGGSLSGEHGDGRARSELLPLMYDAESLRLFAAVKAICDPDSILNPGVLVDPAPMDADLRPARPVTDLLLHRRSLAREVHRCTGVGKCVSAPSGAVMCPSWQATRDEKDSTRGRARVLQEALDGELVHGLADPAVGEALDLCLSCKGCASDCPTGVDMATYKSQALHQTYAGRRRPRTHYTLGRLPALVRRLGRLAPLFNALMSFGPTARVAKRVAGIDPRRSVPRLTVDRVVSTVLDQPDVWIWADTFTGHFLPQTARAAVRLLESAGLRVGVIERDACCGLTWITTGQLDQAARIAARAVDALAPYVASGVPVIGLEPSCLATLRSELTELDKRPEAAGVAAGVLTLAELLSRIDWTPPDLTGVEIVAQPHCHHASVMGWEADEQLLRRAGATVTRLGGCCGLAGNFGLEQGHYDVSVAVAETQLLPAVRAQPMAIVLADGLSCRHQLDDLAGVPAVHLAELLAGHLPES, via the coding sequence ATGAATGGGCCCAGTGACCTCATCGGCGCGCTGCGCCGCGAGGGCGTCGACGACGTCTCCGACTCGACGCTGACGCGCGCGCTCTACTCCTCCGATGCGTCGCTCTACCGCGTCGTACCCCAGGTGGTGGCCCGGCCGCGGCACGTGGACGAGCTCGCCGCGATCATGGGAGTGGCCCGCGAGACCGGGGTGCCGCTGACGATGCGCGGTGCGGGTACGTCGATCGCCGGCAACGCCGTCGGCAGCGGCATCGTCGTCGACACGTCACGGCACCTGCATCGCATCGTGTCGATCGACCCCGAGCAACGCACAGCCGTCGTCGAGCCGGGTGTCGTGCACGCCTCATTGCAGGCGGCCGCCGCTGGCCACGGGCTGCGCTTCGGACCGGACCCGTCCACGCACACGCGCTGCACGATCGGCGGCATGGTCGGCAACAACGCGTGCGGCTCGCGGGCGCTGGCCTACGGCCGCACCAGCGACAACGTGGTGGCACTCGACGTCCTCCACCCTTCGGGGTACGACGACGTGCCGGCGCGGCTGCAAGCGTTGGGGGGCCAGCACCTCGGCCACATCCGCACCGGGTTCGGGCGGTTCTCGCGGCAGGTGAGCGGCTACGCGATGGAGCACCTGCTGCCGGAGAACGGTGGCAACGTCGACCGGTTCCTGGTCGGCTCGGAGGGCACGCTCGCCGTCGTCAGGCACGCGACCGTTCGGCTGGTTCCGGAGCCGGCGGCTACCTCGCTGGTGGTGCTCGGCTACCCGTCGATGGCGGAGGCAGCCGATGCGGTGCCAGCGATCCTGGCGTGCGGGTCGCTGGTCGCGTGCGAGGGTCTCGACGCCCGGATCGTCGACATCGTGCGGGCCTCCCGCGGCCGCGTGCCGGACCTCCCGCGGGGCGCTGGGTGGCTGCTGGTGGAGAGCGCCGGCGGCTCGGCCGGTGCAGCCGAGAGTGCGGCGCTGCGGGTGGTCGACGCGGCGCAGGCGCTGGACTCGCTGCTGGTCAGCGCTGCTGCCGAGGCGGCCGCACTGTGGCGGATCCGTGAGGACGGGGCCGGGCTGGCGGCGATCAGCCTCGACCGGCCGGCGTACTCCGGGTGGGAGGACGCAGCCGTGCCTCCCGAACGGCTTGGCGCGTGGCTGCGGGAGTTCGACGCGCTGTTGCGTGACCACGGCCTGGACGGCGTGCCCTACGGACACTTCGGCGACGGCTGCGTGCACGTGCGGATCGACTTCACGTTCGACGGGCCGGGCAAGAAGGCGTTCCGGGAGTTCCTGGTCGCGTCGGCCACCGCATTGGCTGCGCACGGAGGCTCGCTCTCGGGCGAGCACGGTGACGGCCGCGCGCGCTCCGAGCTGCTCCCACTGATGTACGACGCGGAGTCACTGCGGCTGTTCGCCGCGGTCAAGGCGATCTGCGACCCCGACTCGATCCTCAACCCCGGTGTGCTCGTCGACCCGGCTCCGATGGATGCCGACCTGCGGCCGGCTCGGCCGGTGACCGATCTGCTTCTTCACAGGCGGAGCCTGGCTCGAGAGGTCCATCGATGCACAGGTGTGGGCAAGTGCGTGTCCGCGCCGTCGGGTGCGGTGATGTGCCCGTCGTGGCAGGCGACGCGTGACGAGAAGGACTCCACCCGTGGCCGGGCCCGGGTGTTGCAGGAGGCGCTCGACGGTGAGCTTGTGCACGGCCTGGCTGATCCTGCGGTGGGTGAGGCGCTCGACCTCTGCCTGTCGTGCAAGGGCTGCGCCAGTGACTGCCCGACGGGCGTCGACATGGCGACGTACAAGAGCCAGGCGCTGCACCAGACGTACGCCGGCCGGCGCCGGCCCCGCACGCACTACACGCTGGGTCGGCTGCCGGCGCTGGTGCGACGCCTCGGTCGGCTGGCGCCGTTGTTCAACGCTCTGATGTCTTTCGGACCCACGGCCAGAGTCGCCAAGCGGGTGGCCGGCATCGATCCGCGACGATCCGTCCCGCGGTTGACCGTGGATCGGGTGGTCTCCACTGTGCTCGACCAGCCGGACGTGTGGATCTGGGCCGACACCTTCACCGGGCACTTCCTGCCGCAGACCGCGCGGGCTGCCGTGCGGCTGCTCGAGTCGGCGGGCTTGCGGGTGGGCGTGATCGAGCGGGACGCCTGCTGCGGCCTGACCTGGATCACCACGGGCCAGCTCGACCAGGCTGCCAGGATCGCCGCTCGCGCGGTCGACGCCCTCGCGCCGTACGTCGCGAGCGGCGTGCCGGTGATCGGCCTGGAGCCGTCGTGCCTGGCCACCCTGCGCTCGGAGCTGACCGAACTCGACAAGCGTCCGGAAGCGGCAGGGGTGGCTGCCGGGGTACTCACCCTGGCCGAGCTGCTGTCGCGAATTGACTGGACCCCGCCCGACCTGACCGGCGTGGAGATCGTGGCCCAGCCGCACTGCCACCACGCGTCGGTGATGGGCTGGGAGGCCGACGAACAGCTGCTGCGTCGGGCCGGCGCCACCGTGACCCGGCTCGGTGGCTGCTGCGGGCTGGCCGGCAACTTCGGGCTGGAGCAGGGGCACTATGACGTCTCGGTCGCGGTGGCGGAGACCCAGCTTCTGCCCGCTGTGCGCGCCCAGCCCATGGCGATCGTGTTGGCGGACGGGCTGTCGTGCCGGCACCAGCTCGATGACCTGGCCGGTGTGCCGGCGGTGCACCTGGCCGAGCTGCTGGCGGGGCACCTTCCCGAGTCCTAG